The Anaerolineae bacterium genomic interval GGGCCAGAAAATTGCGGCGGTTTCCCCCAAGCCGCAGACCACCCGCAAACGCCAACTGGGCATTCTGACCGAGCCCCGGGGCCAAATCATCTTCATCGACACGCCCGGCATCCATAAACCGCTGCACAAATTGGGCAAAGCGATGAACTGGGAGGCGGTGCAGGCCTTTGAAGACGCCGATGTGGTGCTCTTCATGGTGGATGTCAGCCGCCCTCCCCACCCCGAAGATGAACTGGTGGCCCAGCGCATTCAAGAAGGCGCGCCTAACCTGCCCGTGGTGCTGGCCCTTAACAAAGCCGACGCCGTGGCGGAAGATGTCCTTCAGGCACGGCGCGAGGCCTACGAAGCCCTGGCACCCCAGGCCAGGCCGGTGGTCATCTCGGCACTCACCGGCCAGGGGTTGGACGCCCTGTTGGCCCTGCTGTTCGATTTGCTGCCCGTCAGCCCACCCTACTACGACGACGAAACCCTGACCGACCTCTACGAACGCGACATCGCCGCCGACCTCATCCGCGAAGCCGC includes:
- a CDS encoding GTPase Era gives rise to the protein MALPQDTEITTKAGYVAIAGRPNVGKSTLINTLLGQKIAAVSPKPQTTRKRQLGILTEPRGQIIFIDTPGIHKPLHKLGKAMNWEAVQAFEDADVVLFMVDVSRPPHPEDELVAQRIQEGAPNLPVVLALNKADAVAEDVLQARREAYEALAPQARPVVISALTGQGLDALLALLFDLLPVSPPYYDDETLTDLYERDIAADLIREAALLHLRDEVPHSIAVRIDEYKERGEHGAYIAATLFVERDSQKGIVIGKGGSMLKQIGTTARQAIEAMSGRKVFLDLRVKVSKNWRNNASTLRRFGYRLPPERP